A genome region from Halobacterium hubeiense includes the following:
- a CDS encoding acetate--CoA ligase family protein: protein MLSDEADDEGNSSTESVSAPELDPLFDPESVAVVGASPDSFYSGNLVENLLEYGFDGTLYPVNPGRDEVWDRQCYDHISDIPETVDLAVVSVPREHVVDVVKSAGERGVPVALVLTAGFAEADDTGTDLEAQLAATATEAGIQVVGPNCIGVMASEGATLTATCSREPQPGGIGLVSQSGALAFTTFFERAADSDVHFSHIVSTGNEVDLTAADYVAYLAELDDVDVVCTYIEGIDDPERFLRVAENAVRNGTPVLTVKIGSSELAEAATLSHTGSLTGDDDAWTAAFNQAGVERVPDIPDLLARASAHTAYGNPDRDRVCIASTSGGLASLLADMAAERDLSLPDIDGETEQQLLNIEELLTYGGFNNPADIRGYGAHVLPEIADAVLDDDAFDAYVFAIGLPGVDERAETIADDLATIASEADDPVYVLWTGRKESDDPTATPPYARLRESLPVYEDPSRCLDALASTGDFVTAQTRLTNQPSRTDLVADARKNATNVDLPRGQVLTWQESERLLNVYDIPVVETRLATDVQEAVAAAEDIGFPVVLKIDSPALPHRTDVGAVELGIDSAEAVRAAYEDVMDAALAAIDEDDIEGVLVQPVVDDGVEAITGIAPDEVFGSLVSVGPGGVLVEALDESATLVPPFSRADARAAVEETALASLLRNRREGDALSVDAIVDFLIRIGELAAGVDTVAELDLNPVVVTEHGPVAVDALVRTRE from the coding sequence ATGTTGAGCGACGAAGCGGATGATGAGGGGAATTCGTCTACTGAGTCGGTGTCGGCTCCTGAGCTGGATCCGCTGTTCGACCCCGAGTCGGTTGCGGTCGTCGGCGCAAGCCCTGACTCATTCTACTCCGGGAACCTCGTGGAGAACCTGCTTGAGTACGGGTTCGACGGGACGCTCTATCCGGTCAACCCCGGACGAGACGAAGTCTGGGACCGGCAATGTTATGACCACATCTCAGACATCCCCGAGACAGTTGATCTGGCAGTTGTCAGCGTCCCACGAGAACACGTCGTCGATGTCGTCAAGTCTGCGGGAGAGCGGGGCGTCCCCGTCGCCCTGGTTCTCACCGCGGGGTTCGCTGAAGCTGACGACACAGGCACCGACCTCGAAGCACAGCTAGCCGCCACAGCGACCGAAGCCGGGATTCAGGTCGTCGGGCCGAACTGTATCGGTGTCATGGCCAGTGAGGGCGCGACGCTGACAGCAACCTGTTCGCGGGAACCACAACCTGGCGGGATTGGTCTCGTGAGCCAATCCGGCGCGCTGGCGTTTACGACGTTCTTCGAGCGCGCAGCCGATAGTGACGTCCACTTCAGCCATATCGTCTCGACCGGCAACGAGGTCGACCTCACGGCTGCCGACTACGTCGCCTATCTCGCTGAGCTAGACGATGTCGACGTCGTCTGCACGTATATCGAAGGAATCGATGACCCCGAACGATTCTTGCGGGTCGCCGAAAACGCCGTTCGTAACGGGACGCCGGTTCTCACGGTGAAAATCGGCTCCTCCGAACTAGCCGAAGCAGCGACATTGAGTCACACCGGTTCGCTCACCGGCGATGACGACGCTTGGACAGCTGCATTCAATCAGGCGGGAGTTGAACGTGTCCCCGACATCCCAGACCTGCTGGCGCGCGCAAGCGCCCACACTGCGTACGGGAATCCCGATCGGGACCGGGTCTGTATCGCCTCAACTAGTGGTGGGCTTGCCAGCCTGTTGGCCGATATGGCCGCCGAACGGGACCTCTCCCTTCCGGATATCGATGGCGAAACTGAACAGCAGCTCCTGAACATCGAGGAGCTGCTGACGTACGGCGGGTTCAACAACCCCGCTGATATTCGTGGCTACGGCGCTCACGTTCTCCCTGAGATTGCCGATGCCGTGCTTGACGACGACGCGTTCGACGCCTACGTCTTCGCCATCGGGCTGCCCGGCGTCGACGAGCGTGCCGAGACCATCGCCGATGATCTAGCAACTATCGCCTCAGAAGCTGACGACCCCGTGTACGTGCTTTGGACTGGACGCAAGGAATCCGATGATCCGACGGCGACACCGCCGTACGCACGCCTGCGAGAGTCCCTCCCCGTTTACGAAGATCCTAGCCGGTGCTTGGACGCTCTCGCGTCGACGGGCGACTTCGTCACTGCACAAACCCGCTTGACCAACCAGCCGTCACGAACCGACCTCGTTGCCGACGCGCGCAAGAACGCAACCAACGTCGACCTGCCACGTGGCCAAGTACTCACGTGGCAGGAATCCGAACGCTTGCTGAACGTCTACGACATTCCAGTAGTCGAGACCCGTCTGGCGACCGATGTCCAGGAGGCCGTCGCAGCGGCTGAGGACATTGGATTTCCAGTCGTCCTCAAAATTGACTCGCCAGCGCTCCCTCACCGTACCGATGTCGGCGCCGTAGAACTCGGCATAGACTCAGCCGAAGCCGTCCGTGCTGCCTACGAAGACGTGATGGATGCTGCACTTGCAGCCATCGACGAGGACGATATCGAGGGTGTGCTTGTCCAGCCGGTGGTCGACGACGGTGTTGAGGCGATTACGGGTATCGCGCCCGACGAAGTCTTCGGGTCGCTCGTCTCCGTCGGCCCTGGTGGCGTTCTCGTGGAAGCGCTCGATGAGAGTGCCACACTCGTCCCGCCATTCTCACGAGCTGATGCCAGAGCAGCGGTCGAGGAGACCGCGCTGGCGTCGCTCCTCCGGAACCGCCGTGAGGGAGACGCGCTCTCCGTCGATGCTATCGTTGACTTCCTCATCCGTATCGGTGAGTTAGCAGCTGGTGTCGACACTGTCGCGGAGCTGGACCTCAACCCCGTCGTCGTCACCGAGCATGGGCCCGTGGCTGTGGACGCGCTCGTCCGGACTCGTGAGTAG
- a CDS encoding class I SAM-dependent methyltransferase: protein MDDGTEQKRSTAALFDEQAAAYLDSRVHRAGDDLDQLVEWVGAADRALDVATGAGHTAGALVEGGATQVVATDAAPTMVATATQAFPGVRGVICDAERLPFVTNSFDAVTCRIAAHHFPEPTDFVAEVARVLKPGGTLAFEDNVAPDDEALDNFLNRVERIRDPTHVRSHRVSDWLRWFKGAGLTVETSRVVTKTLDYDEWVANVDLSAERRKRLEATFADRPPEATEAFEITDAEDGLESFANLKLLLRATR, encoded by the coding sequence ATGGACGACGGAACCGAACAGAAGCGGTCGACAGCCGCGCTGTTCGACGAACAAGCCGCGGCCTATCTGGATAGTCGTGTCCACCGAGCCGGAGACGACCTCGACCAGCTGGTCGAGTGGGTCGGTGCCGCTGATCGCGCACTAGACGTCGCCACAGGCGCAGGCCACACGGCTGGCGCACTTGTTGAAGGCGGTGCTACTCAGGTTGTTGCGACTGATGCCGCACCGACGATGGTCGCCACGGCGACGCAAGCGTTTCCCGGCGTACGGGGTGTGATTTGTGATGCCGAACGATTGCCGTTCGTCACAAACTCGTTTGACGCGGTGACGTGCCGTATCGCTGCACACCATTTCCCCGAACCGACGGACTTCGTGGCGGAAGTTGCTCGCGTCCTCAAACCTGGTGGAACGCTTGCCTTCGAAGACAACGTCGCACCCGATGATGAGGCGCTCGACAACTTTCTCAACCGCGTCGAACGAATCCGTGACCCAACGCACGTCCGTTCGCATCGCGTAAGCGACTGGCTCCGTTGGTTCAAGGGTGCGGGTCTGACTGTCGAGACCTCACGTGTTGTCACGAAGACGCTCGATTACGACGAATGGGTCGCAAACGTTGACCTGTCCGCCGAGCGCCGCAAACGCCTCGAAGCAACCTTCGCCGATCGGCCCCCCGAAGCAACTGAGGCGTTTGAAATCACGGACGCAGAAGATGGTCTCGAGTCGTTCGCGAACCTCAAACTGTTGCTCCGCGCCACCCGATAA
- a CDS encoding dipeptide ABC transporter ATP-binding protein has protein sequence MTLLNVNDLVVRYDTEEGPRHSVNGVSFTIEDGVNYALSGESASGKSTTAKAILGLLPDCAVIESGEIEFEGRDLRSMTAAERRDFLWEEIAFIPQTAIDALDPVMTVGAQIRQAIQTHRDVSDQHAQRRSRELFETVGLDPERIEEYPHRFSGGMRQRVVIAMALALDPKLIIADEPTTGLDVVVQDQIIDNILQIQEETDSSLLLITHDLSVIAEACDEMSVLYGGQVMEQGHVDNVLLNPSNPYTMGLKQAYPTQDDDSNELISMSGEPPMLDEAPTGCAFNSRCPFADEECETTQPQLEKLPYRNQRVACHHTERATRMRKQADDPSTWGSPEHDAGSSNREVLLEVEGLSKWYESDTSLLGRLPLEGGSPSITRVASTLRDAYERQGNVLRDVFDSTGTRVRAVDDVSFSVSRGEILGVVGESGCGKSTLAQTLGLLEEPSAGTFTFDGNSHDHYQDGNLQSFRERVQVIFQNPYDSLNPRMTVKQLVKEPLTIHGYRLDEREQAVKETLERVGLAPAEHYLDAYPDELSGGQRQRVALARALVIDPDLLICDEPASMLDVSLKADVLNLLRELVNTEEIGVLYISHDLPSLSYIADRLAIMYLGQFVERGDTERIFNSPKHPYTEALLAAIPEMDPRGTRDRVTLEGQPASPATRTTGCRFASRCPKSTDQCYSEEPTLDTWVGENHEAACFHPNEESRDETQPRDSPIEND, from the coding sequence ATGACGCTGCTTAACGTTAATGACCTAGTGGTTCGATACGACACCGAAGAAGGACCACGACATAGTGTTAACGGCGTCTCATTCACTATCGAGGACGGCGTTAACTACGCACTGTCGGGCGAATCAGCCTCAGGGAAATCGACAACTGCGAAGGCAATTCTAGGGCTGTTACCAGACTGTGCAGTGATCGAATCCGGGGAAATCGAATTCGAGGGACGAGACCTGCGGTCGATGACCGCGGCGGAACGCCGCGACTTCCTGTGGGAGGAAATCGCGTTCATCCCCCAGACGGCCATCGACGCACTTGACCCCGTGATGACGGTCGGCGCGCAGATCCGGCAAGCCATCCAGACGCACCGAGACGTGTCCGATCAGCACGCTCAGCGCCGCTCGCGTGAGCTTTTCGAAACCGTCGGACTGGACCCCGAGCGAATCGAAGAGTACCCGCATCGCTTCTCTGGCGGGATGCGCCAACGCGTCGTTATCGCGATGGCGCTCGCACTCGACCCGAAATTAATCATCGCCGACGAGCCGACGACGGGACTCGATGTCGTTGTTCAGGACCAGATCATCGACAACATCCTCCAGATTCAGGAGGAGACGGACAGCTCGCTTCTCCTGATCACCCACGACCTGAGCGTCATCGCCGAGGCCTGCGACGAAATGTCCGTGCTCTACGGTGGGCAAGTCATGGAACAGGGCCACGTGGATAACGTCCTTCTCAACCCATCGAATCCGTACACAATGGGGCTAAAGCAGGCCTATCCCACACAGGACGACGATAGCAACGAACTCATCTCGATGTCCGGCGAACCGCCGATGCTGGACGAAGCCCCCACTGGGTGTGCGTTCAACTCACGATGTCCCTTTGCAGACGAAGAGTGTGAGACTACGCAGCCGCAACTGGAGAAACTTCCCTACCGGAACCAGCGAGTTGCCTGCCACCACACTGAGCGCGCGACCCGGATGAGAAAACAGGCTGACGATCCATCGACGTGGGGCAGTCCCGAGCACGACGCAGGGTCCAGCAACCGCGAGGTCCTCCTGGAGGTCGAAGGATTGAGCAAATGGTACGAGAGCGACACCTCCCTCCTCGGCAGGCTCCCATTAGAAGGGGGGTCACCCTCGATTACGAGAGTTGCGAGTACGCTTCGTGACGCGTACGAGCGTCAGGGGAATGTCCTCCGTGATGTCTTCGACAGTACGGGGACACGGGTTCGTGCCGTCGATGACGTGTCATTTTCCGTCTCGCGCGGCGAAATCCTCGGCGTCGTCGGTGAATCCGGCTGCGGGAAATCGACGCTCGCACAAACACTGGGGCTCCTCGAAGAGCCCAGCGCGGGCACATTCACATTCGACGGCAACTCCCACGACCACTATCAGGACGGGAACCTCCAGTCGTTCCGCGAGCGAGTTCAGGTCATATTCCAGAATCCATACGACTCCCTGAACCCCCGGATGACGGTCAAACAACTCGTTAAGGAACCACTGACAATCCACGGATACCGCCTCGACGAGCGGGAGCAGGCCGTCAAGGAAACGCTCGAACGCGTCGGCTTGGCGCCAGCCGAGCATTATCTGGACGCATACCCGGACGAACTCTCCGGCGGCCAGCGCCAGCGGGTGGCGCTTGCACGAGCTCTGGTTATTGACCCTGATCTGTTGATCTGTGACGAACCCGCCTCGATGCTTGACGTCTCGCTGAAAGCAGATGTGCTAAATCTGCTCCGTGAGTTAGTTAACACAGAAGAGATTGGCGTTCTGTACATCTCTCACGACCTGCCCAGTCTCTCCTATATTGCCGATCGCTTGGCAATCATGTACCTCGGTCAGTTCGTAGAGCGAGGCGACACGGAACGCATCTTCAACAGCCCGAAACACCCGTATACGGAGGCGTTGCTCGCGGCAATCCCGGAGATGGATCCACGCGGGACCCGCGACCGCGTCACGCTTGAGGGGCAGCCAGCCAGCCCCGCGACGAGAACGACTGGCTGTCGGTTCGCCTCACGCTGTCCGAAGTCCACCGACCAATGTTACAGCGAGGAACCCACGCTTGACACGTGGGTCGGGGAGAACCACGAAGCGGCGTGTTTCCACCCAAATGAGGAATCGCGCGACGAAACTCAACCGAGAGACAGTCCAATCGAAAACGACTGA
- a CDS encoding MarR family transcriptional regulator, with amino-acid sequence MVVPVDDLTNDDPYPVKPDTNEYEALSFLVAHHQYGFTPSEIAARTDLSETSASKAMARLFEDRLVERAETTYYINPHRADELKQRLASLDSAARIFEKAPDDAYAKQGWEHEVPSLDRDESTEPTSDHSKTAEERAQAIIEDIEDRRAEE; translated from the coding sequence ATGGTAGTTCCCGTCGACGACCTCACAAATGACGACCCATACCCGGTGAAGCCGGATACGAACGAATACGAAGCACTCAGCTTCCTCGTCGCACACCACCAGTACGGCTTCACGCCCAGTGAAATCGCAGCACGAACAGACCTCAGCGAGACAAGCGCATCAAAAGCGATGGCTCGCCTCTTCGAGGATCGGCTCGTCGAACGAGCAGAAACGACCTATTATATCAATCCGCATCGAGCCGATGAACTAAAACAACGACTTGCGTCGCTCGATTCAGCCGCTCGAATCTTTGAGAAAGCACCTGACGACGCCTACGCCAAGCAGGGCTGGGAACACGAAGTCCCCAGCCTCGATCGAGATGAGAGTACAGAGCCGACAAGCGACCACTCCAAAACTGCAGAAGAACGAGCACAAGCCATTATCGAAGATATCGAAGACCGCCGCGCAGAGGAGTGA